The genome window CTAACATGTTTCTTTTGAGTGCTGTTACATTTGGATGGCTTGAAACTTTGCCTTAAATTATCTACCCTAGAGGGATGAATCTGTACATTACTTGGCATTGAGGCCAATAAATTTGTGGAAAACCAGGGTGAGTACCCCAAGTAAGATTCAGCTTTTTAGTTACTTACTTACAATATATAACAATTATGTATTGTTATGACATTTAAGGCTTAATGTTTTGCGACTGAACATTAATTAcaaactttctttctttgtttagaaATTGTTTTCCAAAACAGACTGCAGCCCAGGTGACTCTGAAAGCCATTTCTTCCCATTTTGATGACTCCAGTCCTTCTTCCTTGAAGAACATTTACTTCCTGctttttgacagtgagagcaTTGGCATCTATGTGCAAGAGATGGCAAAGCTAGATGCAAAGTAGTAACAGAAGCCAAatggaaatttatttttcaaCATGAATATGAGTAGGAATGGGAATTAGaagtgggttttatttttaaaatattgtgagGATGGAATATGTGAGTAGCTTTGAAGTTTTGTGATGGGTGGAGGGCTTTTGTTattgagggagaaaggagggaattGTTTGAGAGAGTTTGAGCTGCAGATATATCATGCTTTAGGCCCTCTACATTTTGTATCTTCCCCAAGAAATTATTTTCCCAGTTCACTACATTTTAATGTCTCAAGTTATTTTAGTttagaccttttttaaaaaaaaaaatcaatatagagTAGCAAACAATTCAATGCATCCATCAGTTGAAAAATGTGAATTGTTTGCTTCCCTTTATTTTCCCACTGGTAGTTAGAAATCTTTATGTTGTGTCTATGTTCCATGATGAAGAAGATAATTTTGACTCACTTGGTGCTTTACTGTTTTATCCCAGAATGACCTGTAATTGCTGAAAAATATTTCATCTTATTtgttttgataaaaaaaatagcatcatgcttttttaaaactttaacctTGAGCGTATTTATTCTTGTTCGTTTCCATAAAAATTTAAAGTGGCTTCAGAAGCAAGAAGTTTCTTGGAAGAAGAAGATGACGGTTCTGTTAATATTCTCAAGTTCAACATTGCAATTAGTATTTACCAAAGGAAGGGGGAGCTCTGCAAGACTGGCTTTGCTCTCTTCAACTTTACTAGTACAAGCAAATATTAGACAATGTGGcatgaataaatgatggagagGAAAGaactgaagggaaggaaggaaggacagttaAATACTATTTTACAGAATACTGGTTTAGCATAGGGAGGCCACTTAATAGTATATTCAGTGCTAATTACAGCTCTACTTTTTTCTCAACTTTAAGGGCACTGGTATTTTCCCCCATCATTAACTCTTTGCCCATAAGCATTTGAATTAAAGTGCTAACGAACATTTAAGAGTGCTTATACAGGCCATAGCACATCAATATGTGTGTACTGTGTAGATATATCTGGAATTGAAAAATTCTGAGCCTAAACTTTGTTTTGAGTTCTAAACTTGCATGataataaattcttccattcaaaATTTAATTCAGATCAATTTTACCATATCCATGTTAGCTGATTAACAACATACAAACCAACTCCAAAGTCTAATGTAAAATACAGTTTCTGCCAAGATCAACTGATACAAACTAGGTTTTATGCTTAGTTTCCTAAaggtaattattatttaatagagGCAAAATACACATTACTACTTCATCACAGGTACCATCAATTCTGTTTTTGTTTATGGCAGTTCCATTTCTAGCATGGCATATGCTGATGCATCTTCTTCCAACTTTTTGAGATGAAAAGATCTTTACTTTTgagaacagtcactaaaagatGTCCTACATAGTATTCACTGATTTGTCCCACTCCATCATTACTTCCCAGGGAGATCAGGAAGGTAAGCGATCCTAAAGAAGAAACACAAGATTATTTACACAACGCTGACTCAGCATCTGGACTTGCCAGAGTACATTTGGCTATAGTATCTCAGTTTCCACAGTTGGAAAGCTTgtgtaatttctttttaaaaaattaggctTGATTAATACTTTTCAGGAGGTTGCCAAGATATTAGACTGAAGCACCAAGAATACTTCTATTAACTTTAGTGTttgtattaattattttttttttgtttacatttataccccgcccttctccgaagactcagggcggcttacagtgtataaggcaatagtctcattctatttgtatatttttacaaagtcaacttattgcccccccaacaatctgggtcctcattttacctaccttataaaggatggaaggctgagtcaaccttgggccgggcttgaacctgcagtaattgcaggctttgtgttcttaataacaggctgtaccagcctgagctatccggcccctattttaattttctctttagAACCTTAGAAGTTATTTCTGGGGAAGGGGGacatattgctttttttaaaaaaaaatcgctaCATGctatttataattatttcagtAAATAGCAGTGCTTTCTATAAATACTGAGTAAAACACTAGAGTATACTAATCCATGCCAACAATTAGTTTACGTATTGattattctattttacaatacaaaATCCATCCTGATtaggaaactgaaaaaaatattgtacAAAACAACACAAGAGTGTACCAGATCTAATTATCTCTCTGcgatattaacttcaaaatactATTAGAATTGGATTTAGATACAGGGAAATACTTGTGTGGCATTTTAGTTAAGGATATACGCTTCAGAAAAGCACAAAAGATGTCATTCGAAGTCTGACCTGGTTTATAGGTTTTCAGAGGCTTCTGAGTCAGATTGTTGATAATATTGGTCACCACAACATTTGCATGGAGCTGAGCATGATACGCCATCTTTGGTTCTTTCACATCTGAGCAGTCACCAATGGCATAGATGTTGTCATATCCCACAACCTGAAGGTACTCATTCACTTTCAAAGCACCATTATTTGCCAGTTGGTCTCCTAAGCACGGATACAAGGAAGTCATCTATGAATGTCAACGGCTAACAAAAAGCTACATGTACTGGTATTGTATGGGTCATTGTCCTTTTGATTttgtagtattaaaaaaaaacaccctatttGTATTCCAAACAAGAGGAAGTCTGAGATACACATAAAATGGTTACGGCAATTATTTTGCTTGCCTACTTTATTCAGTGGAAGTCTCAATTTTGAAAAATGTGCTGGATCATGAATCACAATCAGCATATCTATTTAAACAAAGATCATGCTCTTTTTATATCCTTTGACCatacatcatacatacatacatctgctcaagtaaatgcttttatttatttgtatcccgctttttcttatttgtacaaataaatcagcaaacatatccactaccttcctcctattttatcCACAACAACAGTCCTGTAATGTGgactggactgagagagaatgtctggctcaaagtcagccagctgactAAAGCGGAACTTGAGCTGGTCTCTTGCTTTCCTGCTTAGTGCCTTAACCACAACTCAGAACTGGCTTTTAAACCTTATTGCATTTAACACCAAGCTACGTGCATATAATATTGCCACGACATACATATATgcaatgaaaaaaattatttcatgaaAGAGCCAACCATGTGAATAATCTTCCAACTGTTGGTTTAAAGAGGTTGCAGTATTAAAATTAAAGATAgtcaatcatttaaaaaaaattactgaaaTACTGATAAAGAATGAGAACTAGGATTTGAAATAGAATGTGGAATCTGCAATAATTAAGAAATTTGTGGGCAGAATAAAGGTAGAGGGAAATTAACTTACTGAATGTGCTGCTATATGCTGAGgagtttatttttattccagTGCATAGAATGACCAGATCAGCAGAAATCTCTGTACCTTTATCAGTCTTCACCATCATGTTCTCCTTGAATTGGTTTAAAGACAGCATATGGAGATTAGAAACTTTCTGATCTAGTAGGGGAACCAAAAAGCAGACACTGCATTTCACTGAACTTTGAAAGTATAATACCTACTTTGGCTTTAAGGTATTAACTTAAGAGCTTGTTGATTAATTTTAATTCTCTATTAATTAAAAACATTCAGATTTCCATCCTTTAATGCTGTCTGACTCTCCTGATTATAAAGCAAAGCAATTTGTTTCTCTTCACGCATGCAAAATATAACAAACAGCTTAAGCTGATGCAATTGAAATTAAAGCAGTGGATTAGATTATCCTGTTAGGATGGAAAAAGTAGATGGCAAGGCATTGCCAATTATGAGTTCTGTTGGTCTTAGACAAAGCAAGAAAAAAGGTGATCATTAAAAAACAGAGAAAGTTTTGAATCCAGGAGTatcaactataggtagtcctcgacttacaaccaccattGAACCCCAaacttgctaagcaaggcagccaTTAGCGaagttttgctctgttttataaacttcctggccacagttgttaaggtgaATCCCTGCAATTAAGTGAAcaacaacagttgttaagtgaatctggtttccccattttgcttgtcagaaaattgcaaaatgtgatgtgacacacacacatcccggacatgccagttgccaagcacctgaattttgatcacatgactctgggaattCTGCAAcaatcctaagtgtgaaaaatggtcatgagtcactttttataATGCCGTTGTTAAtgctgaactgttgtaaatcaaggactacctgtgcagccGCACCTCCATTTGATCTTCCTGATGTATCATCAAAGACAGAAGAGAGGGGATAAATGTCacgaaattggaaaaaaaaggggaaacaaatcaattctatggCCCTTCTAACTTACCGGTActtcgcctagaaaaaaaaaatcaatgtaaaagcagtttaCTAGGACATCTAATGACTGTAGAGTTATTGAAATTCAACAGGGAAAAAAGTATTCCGAGCATGTGCAAGCATGCATATCCTAGTTGTTGCCACTCCTTAAAGAACTTGTATCTCTTCCTGGGCTCCCACAATCCATATGAAATGGAACTGCCAACAGGTCTTTAACATCTAACACGTACAGACCAGTTTTAaagagataattttcatcatgcaGAGATATTTTTCATCATTAAATGCCTCAATTTGAAGATGGACCTATCAGTCTATAAACTTACAAATCTATAAAATGTACAGCAGCAAACACATTAAACACAAATGTACAGTAGTTACATTTGACTAAGGTGTACTTTACTTTGAATTTGGTCATCATACCCAAATGCAACAGGTCTTATAAGAAACAGCCTTAGTTTAAAGTCTAGAAATATCTGGATTCTACCTTAGGTAGAAAATAACGTGGAAGCTATATTGTTTGTATGCCACATGTCTTTTTTATGCCTTTAGGCTCAAAGcgtttcattttctttctgttcttgccaaggtattaaaaatagaatttttaaaatgtcaaataaATCTGCCTCTAATCCCTGGTAATCTGTCAGTGATACTGTATGTTCTTTGAGTCCCATAGAGGGCAAATACAgtataaaggtaaaaggtaaaggttcccctcacacatatgtgctagtcattcctgactctaagggacagtgctcatctccgtttcaaagccgaagagccagtgctgtccgaagatgtctccgtggtcatgtggccggcatgactcaacgccaaaggtgcactgaacactgttaccttcccaccaaaggtggtccctatttttctacttgcattttttacatgctttcgaactgctaggttggcagaagctgggacaagtaacgggagctcaccccgttacgcggcaccagggatttgaacggctgaactgccgacctttcgattgacaagctcagcgtcttagccacagagccaccgcatcccctaaatacagtatatatcctTTTAAATGCACAGCAAAAATCAGAGCCTCCAGTGACAGGCAACCTTAATGTAGGTTCCCTATCACTGGAAAAGGCCATCTTTAGGGTTTAGCGATGCTGAAAAAATGTTAGACCAATAACAAAATTTGATACCCAACAAGAGATGCACTCCCTCCTGTGTAAGAGTCTCCTTCAGTGCCTCCTTGACTCTGGGAAGAAGTTCATCATCTGCCAATGCCATctttgaatgaataagtgtgacCTGAGA of Ahaetulla prasina isolate Xishuangbanna chromosome 6, ASM2864084v1, whole genome shotgun sequence contains these proteins:
- the AIFM2 gene encoding ferroptosis suppressor protein 1, encoding MGSKLSVDDSVRVVIVGGGFGGMEAALLLQDWGIPFVLVDMRDSFHHNVAALRASVQRGFAKKTFISFSETFKESFQQGKVLGIDLEKHQVLLNDGKVLSFSHLILATGSEGPFPGKFNELINMEMAIQAYEDMVKEVEKAERVVIVGGGSAGVEMAAEVKTTYPNKEVTLIHSKMALADDELLPRVKEALKETLTQEGVHLLLDQKVSNLHMLSLNQFKENMMVKTDKGTEISADLVILCTGIKINSSAYSSTFRDQLANNGALKVNEYLQVVGYDNIYAIGDCSDVKEPKMAYHAQLHANVVVTNIINNLTQKPLKTYKPGSLTFLISLGSNDGVGQISEYYVGHLLVTVLKSKDLFISKSWKKMHQHMPC